Proteins encoded together in one Mycobacterium simiae window:
- a CDS encoding DNA-directed RNA polymerase subunit beta', with amino-acid sequence MLDVNFFDELRIGLATAEDIRQWSYGEVKKPETINYRTLKPEKDGLFCEKIFGPTRDWECYCGKYKRVRFKGIICERCGVEVTRAKVRRERMGHIELAAPVTHIWYFKGVPSRLGYLLDLAPKDLEKIIYFAAYVITSVDEEMRHNELSTLEAEMVVERKGVEDQRDADLEARAQKLEADLAELEAEGAKADARRKVRDSGEREMRQIRDRAQRELDRLEDIWTTFTKLAPKQLIVDENLYRELVDRYGEYFTGAMGAESIQKLIENFDIDAEAEILRDVIRNGKGQKKLRALKRLKVVAAFQQSGNSPMGMVLDAVPVIPPELRPMVQLDGGRFATSDLNDLYRRVINRNNRLKRLIDLGAPEIIVNNEKRMLQESVDALFDNGRRGRPVTGPGNRPLKSLSDLLKGKQGRFRQNLLGKRVDYSGRSVIVVGPQLKLHQCGLPKLMALELFKPFVMKRLVDLNHAQNIKSAKRMVERQRPQVWDVLEEVIAEHPVLLNRAPTLHRLGIQAFEPMLVEGKAIQLHPLVCEAFNADFDGDQMAVHLPLSAEAQAEARILMLSSNNILSPASGRPLAMPRLDMVTGLYYLTTEVAGAQGEYQPAAKDQPEVGVYSSPAEAIMASDRGVLSVRAKIKVRLTQLRPPAEIEAELFGQNGWQPGDAWMAETTLGRVLFNELLPLGYPFVNKQMHKKVQASIINDLAERYPMIVVAQTVDKLKDAGFYWATRSGVTVSMADVLVPPRKKEILDHYEDRADKVEKQFQRGALNHDERNEALVEIWKEATDEVGKALREHYPSDNPIITIVDSGATGNFTQTRTLAGMKGLVTNPKGEFIPRPVKSSFREGLTVLEYFINTHGARKGLADTALRTADSGYLTRRLVDVSQDVIVREHDCQTERGIIVELAERQPDGSLIRDPYIETSAYARTLGADAVDEAGNVVVARGEDLGDPEIEALLAAGITSVKVRSVLTCTTGTGVCATCYGRSMATGKLVDIGEAVGIVAAQSIGEPGTQLTMRTFHQGGVGEDITGGLPRVQELFEARVPRGKAPIADVTGRVQLEDGERFYKITIVPDDGGEEVVYDKLSKRQRLRVFKHEDGSERVLSDGDHVEVGQQLMEGSADPHEVLRVQGPREVQIHLVREVQEVYRAQGVSIHDKHIEVIVRQMLRRVTIIDSGATEFLPGSLIDRAEFEAENRRVVAEGGEPAAGRPVLMGITKASLATDSWLSAASFQETTRVLTDAAINCRSDKLNGLKENVIIGKLIPAGTGINRYRNIQVQPTEEARAAAYTIPSYEDQYYSPDFGQATGAAVPLDDYGYSDYR; translated from the coding sequence GTGCTCGACGTCAACTTCTTCGATGAACTCCGTATCGGTTTGGCGACCGCGGAGGACATCAGGCAATGGTCTTACGGCGAGGTCAAGAAGCCGGAGACGATCAACTACCGCACGCTGAAGCCGGAGAAGGACGGCCTGTTCTGCGAGAAGATCTTCGGACCGACTCGCGACTGGGAGTGCTACTGCGGCAAGTACAAGCGCGTGCGCTTCAAGGGCATCATCTGTGAGCGCTGTGGCGTCGAGGTGACTCGCGCCAAGGTGCGTCGCGAGCGGATGGGCCACATCGAGCTGGCCGCGCCGGTCACGCACATCTGGTACTTCAAGGGTGTGCCCAGCCGGTTGGGCTATCTGCTGGATCTGGCGCCGAAGGATCTCGAGAAGATCATCTACTTTGCGGCCTATGTGATCACGTCGGTCGACGAGGAGATGCGGCACAACGAGCTCTCCACGCTCGAGGCCGAAATGGTGGTGGAGCGCAAGGGTGTTGAGGACCAGCGCGACGCCGACCTGGAGGCCCGCGCCCAGAAGCTAGAGGCCGACCTGGCCGAGCTGGAGGCCGAGGGCGCGAAAGCCGATGCGCGACGCAAGGTTCGGGATAGCGGTGAGCGCGAGATGCGTCAGATCCGCGACCGCGCCCAGCGCGAGCTGGACCGGCTGGAGGACATCTGGACGACGTTCACCAAGCTGGCTCCCAAGCAGCTGATCGTCGACGAGAACCTCTACCGCGAGCTGGTCGACCGCTACGGCGAGTACTTCACCGGTGCCATGGGTGCGGAGTCGATCCAGAAGTTGATCGAGAACTTCGACATCGACGCCGAGGCCGAGATCCTGCGGGACGTCATCCGCAATGGCAAGGGGCAGAAGAAGCTTCGTGCATTGAAGCGGCTGAAGGTTGTCGCGGCGTTCCAGCAGTCGGGCAACTCGCCGATGGGCATGGTGCTCGACGCGGTGCCGGTGATCCCGCCGGAGCTGCGCCCGATGGTGCAGCTCGACGGTGGCCGGTTCGCGACCAGCGACCTCAACGACCTGTACCGCCGCGTGATCAACCGCAACAACCGCCTCAAGAGGCTGATCGACCTCGGCGCGCCCGAGATCATCGTCAACAACGAGAAGCGGATGCTGCAGGAGTCCGTCGACGCGCTGTTCGACAACGGCCGTCGCGGCCGTCCGGTCACCGGGCCGGGTAACCGTCCGCTCAAGTCGCTGTCGGATCTGCTCAAGGGTAAGCAGGGCCGATTCCGGCAGAACCTGCTCGGTAAGCGTGTCGACTACTCGGGCCGTTCGGTCATCGTGGTCGGTCCGCAGCTCAAGCTGCATCAGTGCGGTCTGCCCAAGCTGATGGCGCTGGAGCTGTTCAAGCCGTTCGTGATGAAGCGGCTGGTCGACCTCAACCACGCGCAGAACATCAAGAGTGCCAAGCGCATGGTCGAGCGTCAGCGTCCCCAGGTGTGGGACGTGCTCGAAGAGGTCATCGCCGAGCACCCGGTGCTGCTGAACCGCGCACCCACCCTGCACCGCCTCGGTATCCAGGCTTTCGAGCCGATGCTGGTGGAGGGCAAGGCGATTCAGCTGCACCCGCTGGTGTGTGAGGCGTTCAACGCCGACTTCGACGGTGACCAGATGGCCGTGCACCTGCCGCTGAGTGCCGAGGCGCAGGCCGAGGCTCGCATCCTGATGCTGTCGAGTAACAACATCTTGTCGCCCGCATCCGGCCGTCCGCTTGCCATGCCGCGACTGGACATGGTGACCGGTCTGTACTACCTGACCACCGAGGTGGCCGGCGCCCAAGGCGAATACCAGCCGGCGGCCAAGGACCAGCCGGAGGTAGGCGTGTACTCCTCGCCGGCCGAAGCCATCATGGCGTCGGACCGCGGCGTGTTGTCGGTGCGGGCCAAGATCAAGGTGCGGTTGACGCAGCTGCGTCCGCCGGCCGAGATCGAGGCCGAGCTCTTCGGCCAAAACGGTTGGCAGCCAGGCGATGCCTGGATGGCCGAGACGACCCTGGGCCGGGTGCTGTTCAATGAGCTGCTGCCGCTTGGCTACCCGTTCGTGAACAAGCAGATGCACAAGAAGGTGCAGGCCTCGATCATCAACGATCTGGCCGAGCGCTACCCGATGATCGTCGTCGCGCAGACGGTGGACAAGCTGAAGGACGCCGGTTTCTACTGGGCGACCCGCAGCGGTGTCACGGTCTCGATGGCCGACGTGTTGGTGCCGCCGCGCAAGAAGGAGATCCTCGACCACTACGAGGACCGTGCCGACAAGGTCGAAAAGCAGTTCCAGCGTGGTGCTTTGAACCATGACGAGCGCAACGAGGCGCTGGTGGAGATCTGGAAGGAAGCCACCGACGAGGTCGGTAAGGCGCTGCGCGAGCACTACCCCAGCGACAACCCGATCATCACGATCGTCGACTCGGGCGCTACGGGTAACTTCACCCAGACGCGCACGCTGGCCGGCATGAAGGGTCTGGTGACCAACCCGAAGGGTGAGTTCATCCCGCGTCCGGTCAAGTCGTCGTTCCGCGAGGGCCTGACGGTGCTGGAGTACTTCATCAACACCCACGGTGCTCGAAAGGGCTTGGCGGACACCGCGTTGCGTACCGCCGACTCTGGGTACCTGACCCGTCGTCTGGTGGACGTGTCGCAGGACGTCATCGTGCGCGAGCACGACTGCCAGACCGAGCGCGGCATCATCGTCGAGCTGGCCGAGCGTCAGCCCGACGGAAGCCTGATCCGTGACCCGTACATCGAAACATCGGCGTATGCACGGACTTTGGGTGCCGACGCGGTCGACGAGGCGGGCAACGTCGTGGTCGCTCGCGGCGAAGACCTGGGTGACCCGGAGATCGAGGCGCTGCTGGCCGCGGGCATCACATCGGTCAAGGTGCGTTCGGTGCTGACCTGCACCACCGGTACCGGGGTGTGCGCGACCTGCTACGGACGTTCGATGGCGACCGGCAAGCTGGTCGACATCGGTGAGGCCGTCGGCATCGTGGCCGCGCAGTCCATCGGTGAGCCCGGCACGCAGCTGACGATGCGTACCTTCCACCAGGGTGGTGTCGGTGAGGACATCACCGGTGGTCTGCCGCGGGTGCAGGAGCTGTTCGAGGCCCGGGTGCCGCGAGGCAAGGCGCCGATCGCCGACGTCACCGGGCGGGTCCAGCTCGAGGACGGCGAGCGCTTCTACAAGATCACCATCGTTCCCGACGACGGCGGCGAGGAAGTCGTCTACGACAAGCTCTCCAAGCGGCAGCGGCTGCGTGTGTTCAAGCACGAAGACGGTTCCGAACGAGTGCTGTCCGACGGCGACCACGTCGAGGTGGGCCAGCAGTTGATGGAAGGCTCGGCCGACCCGCACGAGGTGTTGCGCGTCCAGGGCCCGCGCGAGGTGCAGATCCACCTGGTCCGCGAGGTCCAGGAGGTTTACCGGGCGCAGGGTGTGTCGATCCACGACAAGCACATCGAGGTGATCGTGCGCCAGATGTTGCGCCGGGTCACCATCATCGATTCGGGCGCCACGGAGTTCCTGCCCGGTTCGCTGATCGACCGTGCGGAGTTCGAGGCGGAGAACCGCCGTGTGGTGGCCGAGGGCGGCGAGCCCGCGGCCGGCCGTCCGGTGCTGATGGGGATCACGAAGGCGAGCCTCGCCACCGACTCGTGGCTGAGTGCGGCGTCGTTCCAGGAGACCACGCGAGTGCTGACCGATGCGGCGATCAACTGCCGCAGCGACAAGCTCAACGGTCTGAAGGAGAACGTGATCATCGGAAAGCTGATCCCGGCCGGTACCGGAATCAACCGGTACCGCAACATCCAGGTGCAGCCGACCGAGGAAGCCCGGGCGGCGGCGTACACGATCCCGTCCTACGAGGATCAGTACTACAGCCCGGACTTCGGGCAGGCCACCGGTGCCGCGGTTCCGCTGGACGACTACGGCTACAGCGACTACCGGTAA
- the rpoB gene encoding DNA-directed RNA polymerase subunit beta gives MADSRQSKTDSSSSNNSVPGAPDRVSFAKLREPLEVPGLLDVQTDSFEWLIGSPRWRETAAARGELNPVGGLEEVLYELSPIEDFSGSMSLSFSDPRFDEVKAPVDECKDKDMTYAAPLFVTAEFINNNTGEIKSQTVFMGDFPMMTEKGTFIINGTERVVVSQLVRSPGVYFDETIDKSTEKLLHSVKVIPSRGAWLEFDVDKRDTVGVRIDRKRRQPVTVLLKALGWTNEQITERFGFSEIMMSTLEKDNTAGTDEALLDIYRKLRPGEPPTKESAQTLLENLFFKEKRYDLARVGRYKVNKKLGLHAGEPITSSTLTEEDVVATIEYLVRLHEGQPTMTVPGGVEVPVETDDIDHFGNRRLRTVGELIQNQIRVGMSRMERVVRERMTTQDVEAITPQTLINIRPVVAAIKEFFGTSQLSQFMDQNNPLSGLTHKRRLSALGPGGLSRERAGLEVRDVHPSHYGRMCPIETPEGPNIGLIGSLSVYARVNPFGFIETPYRKVVDGVVTDEIEYLTADEEDRHVVAQANSPIDADGRFEESRVLVRRKAGEVEYVPSSEVDYMDVSPRQMVSVATAMIPFLEHDDANRALMGANMQRQAVPLVRSEAPLVGTGMELRAAIDAGDVVVADKSGVIEEVSADYITVMADDGTRHTYRMRKFARSNHGTCANQSPIVDAGDRVEAGQVIADGPCTQNGEMALGKNLLVAIMPWEGHNYEDAIILSNRLVEEDVLTSIHIEEHEIDARDTKLGAEEITRDIPNVSDEVLADLDERGIVRIGAEVRDGDILVGKVTPKGETELTPEERLLRAIFGEKAREVRDTSLKVPHGESGKVIGIRVFSREDDDELPAGVNELVRVYVAQKRKISDGDKLAGRHGNKGVIGKILPVEDMPFLPDGTPVDIILNTHGVPRRMNIGQILETHLGWVAKAGWNIEGTPDWAQNLPEQLRHAQPDQIVSTPVFDGAKEEELQGLLGSTLPNRDGDVMVDADGKAVLFDGRSGEPFPYPVTVGYMYIMKLHHLVDDKIHARSTGPYSMITQQPLGGKAQFGGQRFGEMECWAMQAYGAAYTLQELLTIKSDDTVGRVKVYEAIVKGENIPEPGIPESFKVLLKELQSLCLNVEVLSSDGAAIELREGEDEDLERAAANLGINLSRNESASVEDLA, from the coding sequence TTGGCAGATTCTCGCCAGAGCAAGACGGACTCCTCTAGTTCTAACAACTCCGTGCCCGGAGCACCTGACCGAGTTTCTTTCGCCAAGCTCCGCGAACCGCTCGAGGTTCCGGGGCTTCTCGACGTGCAGACCGACTCCTTTGAGTGGTTGATCGGCTCGCCGCGTTGGCGCGAGACCGCCGCCGCTCGCGGCGAGCTCAACCCGGTTGGTGGTCTCGAAGAGGTGTTGTACGAGCTGTCGCCGATCGAGGACTTCTCCGGCTCGATGTCGCTGTCGTTCTCCGACCCCCGCTTCGACGAAGTCAAGGCGCCGGTGGACGAGTGCAAAGACAAGGACATGACGTACGCGGCACCGCTGTTCGTCACGGCCGAGTTCATCAACAACAACACCGGTGAGATCAAGAGCCAGACGGTCTTCATGGGTGATTTCCCGATGATGACCGAAAAGGGCACGTTCATCATCAATGGGACCGAGCGCGTCGTGGTCAGCCAGCTGGTCCGCTCGCCGGGTGTGTACTTCGACGAGACGATCGACAAGTCGACCGAGAAGCTGCTGCACAGCGTCAAGGTGATCCCGAGCCGTGGCGCTTGGCTGGAGTTCGACGTCGACAAGCGCGACACCGTCGGTGTGCGCATCGACCGTAAGCGTCGTCAGCCGGTCACGGTGCTGCTCAAGGCGCTGGGCTGGACGAACGAGCAGATCACGGAGCGGTTCGGCTTCTCCGAGATCATGATGTCGACGCTGGAGAAGGACAACACCGCCGGCACCGATGAGGCGCTGCTGGACATCTATCGCAAGCTGCGTCCGGGCGAGCCGCCGACCAAGGAGTCCGCGCAGACCCTGCTGGAGAACCTGTTCTTCAAGGAGAAGCGCTACGACCTGGCCCGCGTCGGCCGCTACAAGGTCAACAAGAAGCTGGGGCTGCACGCCGGCGAGCCGATCACGTCGTCGACGTTGACCGAGGAAGACGTCGTCGCCACCATCGAGTACCTGGTGCGCCTGCACGAGGGCCAGCCGACGATGACGGTTCCGGGCGGCGTCGAGGTGCCGGTGGAAACCGACGACATCGACCACTTCGGCAATCGGCGGCTGCGCACCGTGGGCGAACTGATCCAGAACCAGATCCGGGTCGGCATGTCGCGCATGGAGCGTGTTGTCCGTGAGCGGATGACCACTCAGGACGTCGAGGCCATCACGCCGCAGACCCTGATCAACATCCGTCCGGTTGTGGCGGCGATCAAGGAGTTCTTCGGCACCAGCCAGCTCTCGCAGTTCATGGACCAGAACAACCCGCTGTCAGGTCTCACCCACAAGCGCCGGTTGTCGGCGCTGGGGCCGGGCGGTCTGTCCCGTGAGCGGGCGGGCCTCGAGGTCCGCGACGTGCACCCGTCGCACTACGGCCGGATGTGTCCGATCGAGACCCCCGAGGGTCCAAACATCGGTCTGATCGGGTCGCTGTCGGTGTACGCGCGGGTCAACCCGTTCGGGTTCATCGAGACGCCGTACCGCAAGGTTGTCGACGGTGTGGTCACCGACGAGATCGAGTACCTGACCGCCGACGAGGAGGACCGCCACGTGGTGGCGCAGGCCAACTCGCCGATTGACGCCGACGGCCGCTTCGAAGAGTCGCGCGTGCTGGTTCGCCGTAAGGCGGGCGAGGTCGAGTACGTGCCGTCGTCCGAGGTGGACTACATGGACGTGTCGCCGCGCCAGATGGTGTCGGTGGCGACCGCGATGATCCCGTTCCTCGAGCACGATGACGCCAACCGTGCCCTGATGGGTGCCAACATGCAGCGCCAGGCGGTTCCGCTGGTACGCAGCGAGGCCCCGCTGGTCGGCACCGGGATGGAGCTGCGCGCCGCGATCGACGCCGGCGACGTCGTCGTCGCCGACAAGTCCGGGGTGATCGAGGAGGTGTCCGCCGACTACATCACCGTGATGGCCGACGACGGCACCCGGCACACCTACCGGATGCGCAAGTTCGCCCGGTCCAACCATGGCACCTGTGCCAACCAGTCGCCGATCGTCGACGCGGGCGACCGCGTCGAGGCCGGCCAGGTCATCGCCGACGGTCCCTGCACCCAAAACGGTGAGATGGCCCTGGGCAAGAACCTGCTGGTGGCGATCATGCCGTGGGAGGGCCACAACTACGAGGACGCGATCATCCTGTCCAACCGGCTGGTTGAAGAGGACGTGCTCACCTCGATCCACATCGAAGAGCACGAGATCGACGCCCGCGACACCAAGCTGGGCGCCGAGGAGATCACCCGGGACATCCCGAACGTCTCCGACGAGGTGCTGGCGGACCTGGACGAGCGGGGCATCGTGCGCATCGGCGCCGAGGTTCGCGACGGCGACATCCTGGTCGGCAAGGTCACCCCGAAGGGTGAGACCGAGCTGACTCCGGAGGAGCGGCTGCTGCGGGCGATCTTCGGCGAGAAGGCCCGCGAAGTCCGCGACACCTCGCTGAAGGTGCCGCACGGCGAGTCCGGCAAGGTGATCGGCATCCGCGTGTTCTCCCGCGAGGACGACGACGAGCTGCCGGCCGGTGTCAACGAGCTAGTCCGGGTCTACGTGGCCCAGAAGCGCAAGATCTCCGATGGTGACAAGCTGGCCGGACGGCACGGCAACAAGGGCGTCATCGGCAAGATCCTGCCGGTCGAGGACATGCCGTTCCTGCCGGACGGCACCCCGGTGGACATCATCCTGAACACCCACGGTGTGCCGCGACGGATGAACATCGGCCAGATCTTGGAAACCCACCTCGGGTGGGTCGCCAAGGCCGGCTGGAACATCGAGGGCACGCCCGACTGGGCGCAGAACCTGCCGGAGCAGTTGCGGCACGCTCAGCCGGACCAGATCGTGTCGACTCCGGTGTTCGACGGCGCCAAGGAGGAGGAACTGCAGGGTCTGCTCGGATCGACGCTGCCCAACCGGGACGGCGACGTGATGGTGGACGCCGACGGCAAGGCGGTGCTGTTCGACGGCCGCAGTGGCGAGCCGTTCCCATACCCGGTGACCGTTGGCTACATGTACATCATGAAGCTGCACCACCTGGTGGACGACAAGATCCACGCTCGCTCCACCGGTCCGTACTCGATGATCACTCAGCAGCCGCTGGGTGGTAAGGCGCAGTTCGGTGGGCAGCGGTTCGGTGAGATGGAGTGCTGGGCCATGCAGGCCTACGGTGCCGCGTACACGCTGCAGGAGTTGTTGACCATCAAGTCAGACGACACCGTCGGTCGGGTCAAGGTGTACGAGGCGATCGTCAAGGGCGAGAACATCCCCGAGCCGGGCATCCCCGAGTCGTTCAAGGTGCTGCTCAAGGAGCTGCAGTCGCTGTGCCTCAACGTCGAGGTGCTCTCTTCCGACGGCGCGGCGATCGAGCTGCGCGAAGGCGAAGACGAGGATCTTGAGCGGGCAGCAGCCAACCTGGGAATCAACTTGTCGCGCAACGAATCTGCGTCCGTCGAGGATCTCGCTTAG
- a CDS encoding ABC transporter ATP-binding protein: MGVAIEVSGLTKSFGSSRIWEDVTLDIPAGEVSVLLGPSGTGKSVFLKSLIGLLRPERGSIVIDGTDIIECSAKELYEIRTLFGVLFQDGALFGSMNLYDNTAFPLREHTKKKESEIRDIVMEKLELVGLGGDEKKFPGEISGGMRKRAGLARALVLDPQIILCDEPDSGLDPVRTAYLSQLILDINAQIDATILIVTHNINIARTVPDNIGMLFRKHLVMFGPREVLLTSDEPVVRQFLNGRRIGPIGMSEEKDEATMAEEQALLDQGHHAGGTEEIEGVPPQITATPGMPERKGVARRQARVREMLHTLPKKAQAAILDDLEGTHRYQAHEFGD; the protein is encoded by the coding sequence ATGGGCGTCGCTATCGAGGTCAGCGGTCTGACCAAGTCCTTCGGATCCTCCAGGATTTGGGAAGACGTGACCCTGGATATCCCGGCCGGGGAGGTCAGCGTTTTGCTGGGCCCGTCGGGAACCGGTAAATCGGTGTTCTTGAAATCCCTGATCGGCCTCCTTCGTCCGGAGCGTGGCTCGATTGTCATCGACGGCACCGACATCATTGAGTGCTCGGCCAAGGAGCTCTACGAGATTCGGACTCTCTTCGGCGTGCTGTTCCAGGACGGCGCGTTATTCGGGTCGATGAACCTCTATGACAACACCGCTTTCCCGCTGCGCGAGCACACCAAAAAGAAGGAAAGCGAGATCCGTGACATCGTCATGGAGAAGCTGGAGCTGGTCGGTCTCGGCGGAGACGAGAAGAAATTCCCCGGCGAGATCTCCGGTGGTATGCGCAAGCGTGCCGGCCTGGCCCGCGCCCTGGTGCTGGACCCGCAGATCATCCTGTGTGACGAGCCCGACTCCGGTCTGGACCCGGTCCGTACCGCCTACCTGAGCCAGCTGATCCTGGACATCAACGCCCAGATCGACGCGACCATCCTGATCGTCACGCACAACATCAACATCGCGCGCACCGTGCCGGACAACATCGGCATGTTGTTCCGCAAGCACCTGGTCATGTTCGGCCCCCGCGAGGTCCTGCTCACCAGCGACGAGCCCGTTGTGCGCCAGTTCCTCAACGGCCGCCGCATCGGACCGATCGGCATGTCCGAAGAGAAGGACGAGGCGACCATGGCCGAAGAGCAGGCGCTGCTCGACCAGGGCCACCACGCTGGCGGCACCGAAGAGATCGAGGGGGTGCCGCCGCAGATCACGGCGACGCCGGGGATGCCGGAGCGCAAGGGTGTGGCTCGCCGCCAGGCCCGCGTGCGAGAGATGTTGCACACGCTGCCCAAGAAGGCGCAGGCGGCCATCCTCGACGACCTCGAGGGCACCCACCGATACCAGGCGCACGAGTTCGGCGACTAA
- a CDS encoding carotenoid oxygenase family protein — translation MTSTQSATVRNPYLEDFLAPVSAEVTATDLRVTGQIPEHLNGRYLRNGPNPAAEVDPAIYHWFSGDAMVHGVALRDGKACWYRNRWVRTPPVRAALGEPQPAGLNPRAGMLSAGPNTNVLTHAGRTLALVEGGGANYELTDGLDTVGPCDFDGTLFGGYTAHPHRDPHSGELHAVSYSFGRGRTVQYSVIDTAGRARRTVDIEVTGSPMMHDFSLTDKYVVIYDLPVTFDPMQVAPANVPRWLSAPARLVVESVLGRVRIPSPLMAAINNNRRPMHRMPYSWKDDYPARIGVMPRESHGTGKAAVRWFDIEPCYVYHPLNAYSEQRAGAEVLVLDVVRYSRMFDRDLRGPGDSRPVLDRWTINLTTGAVATECRDDRPQEFPRIDESVLGSRHRFGYAVGLDGGYLSGGATEMTSALYKHDYATGSSMVAALEPSLLLGEMSFVPNPASATGTRAEDDGVLIGYGYHRGRDEGQLLLLDAQTLESIATVHLPQRVPMGFHGNWAPTP, via the coding sequence ATGACTTCCACCCAGAGCGCGACAGTCCGCAACCCCTATCTCGAGGACTTCCTGGCTCCGGTGAGCGCCGAGGTGACCGCGACGGACCTGCGCGTCACCGGGCAGATCCCGGAACACCTGAACGGCCGCTACCTGCGCAACGGCCCAAACCCGGCCGCCGAGGTCGACCCGGCGATCTACCACTGGTTCAGCGGCGACGCGATGGTGCACGGCGTCGCGCTGCGCGACGGCAAGGCGTGCTGGTACCGCAACCGATGGGTCCGCACGCCGCCCGTCCGCGCTGCCCTGGGGGAACCGCAGCCCGCGGGACTCAACCCGCGGGCCGGCATGTTGTCGGCGGGACCCAACACCAACGTCCTCACCCATGCGGGGCGAACACTGGCGCTCGTCGAAGGCGGTGGTGCCAACTACGAACTCACCGATGGGCTGGACACGGTCGGGCCGTGCGACTTCGACGGGACGCTGTTCGGTGGGTACACCGCCCATCCGCACCGGGATCCGCACAGCGGCGAGCTGCACGCCGTGTCCTACTCCTTCGGGCGCGGGCGCACCGTGCAGTACTCGGTGATCGACACCGCCGGTCGTGCGCGCCGCACCGTTGACATCGAGGTGACCGGATCGCCGATGATGCACGACTTCTCGCTGACCGATAAATATGTGGTCATTTATGACCTACCGGTGACGTTCGACCCCATGCAGGTGGCGCCGGCCAACGTCCCGCGCTGGCTCAGCGCGCCGGCCCGTTTGGTGGTGGAGTCGGTGCTCGGCCGGGTCCGTATCCCCAGCCCGCTGATGGCGGCGATCAACAACAACCGCCGGCCCATGCATCGAATGCCCTACAGCTGGAAGGACGATTACCCGGCGCGCATCGGGGTGATGCCCCGCGAGTCGCACGGCACCGGCAAGGCCGCCGTGCGGTGGTTCGACATCGAGCCCTGCTACGTCTACCACCCCCTCAACGCTTACTCGGAGCAGCGTGCCGGGGCGGAGGTGCTGGTGCTGGACGTCGTCCGGTACTCGCGGATGTTCGACCGGGATTTGCGCGGACCCGGCGACAGCCGTCCGGTGCTGGACCGCTGGACCATCAATCTGACCACCGGGGCGGTTGCCACCGAGTGCCGCGACGACCGGCCGCAGGAGTTCCCGCGCATCGACGAAAGCGTGTTGGGCAGTCGGCACCGGTTCGGCTATGCCGTGGGCCTTGACGGCGGCTACTTGTCCGGCGGTGCGACCGAGATGACCAGCGCGCTCTACAAGCACGACTACGCGACTGGATCCAGCATGGTTGCTGCGCTCGAGCCGAGCCTTTTGCTCGGCGAGATGTCCTTTGTCCCGAATCCGGCGTCTGCCACGGGCACGCGCGCCGAGGATGACGGCGTGCTGATCGGTTACGGCTATCACCGAGGTCGCGATGAAGGGCAATTACTGTTGCTCGACGCCCAAACGCTCGAGTCGATTGCCACGGTCCATCTGCCCCAGCGCGTACCGATGGGCTTCCACGGCAATTGGGCTCCCACCCCGTGA
- a CDS encoding TetR/AcrR family transcriptional regulator, which yields MTSEIQRSVRDEMLHAAVHLLDNDGPDALQTRKVASAAGTSTMSLYTHFGGMRSLIAAVAEEGLRQFDAALTLPQSEDPVADLFRVGAAYRRYAIERPHMYRLMFGSTSAHGINAPAHNVLTLTVAEIEERYQSFAHVVRGVHRCMAAGRITVGLADDDAAVVATAAQFWALIHGFVMLELAGYYGDDGSAVAPVLSAMTSNLLVALGDSSEHVAQSLKSAVAA from the coding sequence ATGACTTCGGAGATTCAGCGCAGCGTTCGCGACGAAATGCTGCATGCGGCGGTGCACCTGCTCGATAACGACGGGCCCGACGCCCTGCAGACCCGCAAGGTGGCCAGCGCCGCAGGAACCTCGACGATGTCGCTGTACACCCATTTCGGCGGCATGCGGTCGTTGATCGCGGCGGTCGCCGAGGAGGGGTTGCGCCAGTTCGACGCGGCGCTGACGCTGCCGCAATCCGAGGATCCGGTCGCCGACCTGTTCCGCGTCGGCGCCGCCTACCGCCGCTACGCGATCGAGCGGCCGCACATGTATCGACTGATGTTCGGCAGCACTAGCGCACACGGCATCAACGCGCCCGCACACAACGTGCTGACCCTGACGGTGGCCGAAATCGAAGAGCGCTATCAAAGCTTCGCGCACGTGGTGCGCGGCGTGCACCGGTGCATGGCGGCCGGACGGATCACCGTCGGGCTGGCGGACGACGATGCGGCCGTGGTGGCCACCGCGGCGCAGTTCTGGGCGTTGATCCACGGGTTCGTCATGCTCGAACTCGCCGGCTACTACGGTGACGACGGCTCGGCCGTCGCCCCCGTTCTCAGCGCCATGACCTCGAATTTGCTTGTCGCACTGGGTGATTCATCGGAGCACGTCGCTCAGTCACTGAAGTCCGCGGTTGCGGCCTAA